The Agromyces sp. G08B096 DNA window AGCTCCTCGGAGATGCGTTCGGCGATCGTCCGCGCGGCGATGCGGCGCGGCTGCGTGTGCGCGATCGACTCCCGGCCGAGCTCGAGGCAGATCTTCGGCAGCTGCGTCGTCTTGCCCGAGCCCGTCGCCCCGGCGACGATCACGACCTGGTGCTCGCGCAGCGCGCGCGCGATCTCCTCCCGCTGCGCGGAGACCGGCAGCTCGGGCGGGTAGGTGATCGTCGCAGACATAGCCCTCCATCGTACGGCGCGCGTTGATCGCGGACGGCGAACCGGCTGTCGGATGCCGCTGCCCGCGTGATGGGATGGAGACATGACGGAATCGCTCGTGCCACGCATCCAGCTCAACGACGGCTACTCCATCCCCCAGCTCGGCTTCGGCGTTTTCAAGGTCGACCCGGGCGAGACCGAGCGCATCGTGCGCGACGCGCTCGAGGTCGGCTACCGGCACATCGACACCGCCCGCATCTACGGCAACGAGGAGGGCGTCGGCCGTGCGATCGCCGAGAGCGGCATCCCGCGCGAAGAGCTCTTCATCACGACGAAGCTCTGGAACGACGACCAGGGGACCCAGTCCGTCTTCGACGCGTTCGACCGCAGCCTCGAGCGGCTGGGGCTCGAGTACCTCGATCTCTACCTGATCCACTGGCCCACGCCCGCCCAGGACCGCTACGTCGAGACGTGGAAGGCGTTCGAGCGCCTCCGCGAGTCGGGGCGGGTGCGCTCGATCGGCGTCTCCAACTTCCTGGTTCCGCACCTCGAACGGCTGCTCGCCGAGACCGACGTCGTCCCGGTCGTCGACCAGATCGAACTGCACCCGTACCACCAGCAGCCGGCCACCGCGGCGTTCGCGGCCGAGCACGACATCCGCATCGAGGCCTGGGGCCCGCTCGGACAGGGGAAGTACCCGCTGCTCGAACTCCCCGAGGTCGCTGACGCGGCCGAGGCCCACGGGAAGACGCCGGCACAGGTGGTCATCCGCTGGCACCTTCAGCGCGGCAACATCGTCTTCCCGAAGTCCAACCGCCGCGAGCGGATGGTCGAGAATTTCGACGTCTTCGACTTCGAGCTCTCCGAGGCCGAGATGGGCGCGATCACCGAGCTCGAGCGCGAGGGGCGCGTGAGTGCGCACCCCGACGAGGTGAACTGACGGCGACGATCTTCCGCCCGACCAGGGCCTCCGGCGATCTGCCGGGGGC harbors:
- a CDS encoding aldo/keto reductase, with protein sequence MTESLVPRIQLNDGYSIPQLGFGVFKVDPGETERIVRDALEVGYRHIDTARIYGNEEGVGRAIAESGIPREELFITTKLWNDDQGTQSVFDAFDRSLERLGLEYLDLYLIHWPTPAQDRYVETWKAFERLRESGRVRSIGVSNFLVPHLERLLAETDVVPVVDQIELHPYHQQPATAAFAAEHDIRIEAWGPLGQGKYPLLELPEVADAAEAHGKTPAQVVIRWHLQRGNIVFPKSNRRERMVENFDVFDFELSEAEMGAITELEREGRVSAHPDEVN